ATTGATTTTGATGGTACAATCGTAGATGACGCTTATCCAGGAATTGGAAAAGCTAAAATTTTCGCTTTTGATACCTTGAAGAAATTACAATCAGAAGGTTATAGATTGATACTTTGGACATATCGCCATGGTAAAACTTTGGATGAAGCAGTGGAGTTTTGTAGAAAAAATGGATTAGAGTTTTATGCTGTTAACTCAAGCTTCGAAGGCGAAGTTTTTGATTCTGAAACCCAAAGTAGAAAAATTGATGCCGATTTGTTCATCGATGACCGCAACTTAGGTGGTTTTCCAGGTTGGGGAGAAGTTTATCAAATCGTGAAAGAGCGTATCGAATTCCAGGTAGCGGGAGGCGAAGTACATGCTTATTCTAAAATGAAAAAAGAAAAAAAGAAAGGCCTTTTTTGGTAAGAGGCCTAGACAAACATTATAAATGCTGGTTTTTTTAATCAGCATTTTAATTTTTTTTATATCATGATACAGTTAAAAACAATAGAAGAACTTCGACTAATGAAAGAAAGTGCCCAATTGGTTTCCAAGACTTTGGGTATGTTAGCGAAAGAAATAAAACCAGGAGTTACGACCAATTATTTGGACAAACTTGGTGGTGAATTTATACGTGACAATGGCGGTTATCCCGCTTTTTTAGGAATGTATGGTTTTCCTAAAAATTTGTGTATTTCACCCAATGATCAAGTGGTGCATGGTATCCCAAATGATGAACCTTTAAAAGATGGCGATATTTTATCTGTTGATTGTGGCGTTTTTATGAACGATTTTTATGGCGATCATGCCTATACTTTCGAAGTAGGAGAAGTCGCACCAGAAGTTAGAAAACTACTTCGTGTCACCAAAGAATCTTTGTATAAAGGTATCGAACAATGTATTCGTGGAAAACGTGTTGGCGATATTGCTAATGCAATTCAGGTGCATTGTGAAAAAGAAGGTTATGGCGTAGTTCGCGAGTTGGTGGGGCATGGCTTAGGTCGAAAAATGCATGAAGATCCACAAGTGCCTAATTATGGAAAAAAAGGAAGTGGAAAAGTTCTGAAAGATGGTATTGCTTTAGCGATTGAACCGATGACAAATCTAGGAACAGAAAAAGTAAAATTCCATGATGATGGTTGGACAGTGACAACACTTGATAATTTGCCTTCAGCACACTTCGAACATGATGTATGTATTATAAAAGGTAAACCTGTTTTGCTATCAACTTATCAATATATTTACGAGGCTTTAGGAATAAAGTCGGATGAGGAAAAAGCTTTTCAATTAGATTTTTAAATTTAAAATCAATTTTAGATAAACCTTAATAATAATTGTATTACATGTTGTTATGAAATTTATTTAAAGTAAAATATAGACATGTAGCCTTTGAAAAAAGTTGCAAAATTTCTTCTTAACAAACTGCCAAGGCCAATGCTTATACAGCTAAGTATTTTGGCTCGCCCGCTTATTTATCAAATTTTCAAAGGGGACCGTTTTACAGATCCTATAGATGGAAAATCTTATAGGAAGTTTTTGCCTTATGGTTATGGAAAACAAAGAGAGAATGCGCTTTCGCCAGGTACACTTTCTTTGGAAAGACATCGTCAAATGTGGTTGTATCTTAAAAATGAAACAAGCTTTTTTTCTGACTCTTTTAAGGTTTTACATATCGCACCAGAGCAAGAGTTTCTTCGCCGTTTCAAAAAGATGAACAATTTGGATTATACTTCTGCGGATTTGTATTCTCCAATTGTAGACGTAAAAGCTGATATTTTAGATTTACCATTTGAGGATAATAGTTTTGATGTTATCATTTGTAATCATGTTTTAGAGCATATTGTTGATGACCGCAAAGCGATGTCAGAATTGTATCGCGTGATGAAAAAAGGCGGTTGGGGAATTGTACAAGTCCCTATGAAAAATAGCTTGGAGAAAACGTATGAGGATTTTTCAATAACAGATCCCAAAGAAAAGCAAAAGCATTTTGGGCAATACGATCATGTCCGTTGGTATGGGATGGATTATTTTGAAAGACTTAAAAGTGTGGGTTTTGAAGCTGAAGTCAACTTTTATTCACAACAATTTTCTGAGTATGACCAAATCCGATTTGGACTCAATAAAAATGAAATTTTACCAATAATCCGAAAGGCATAAACTTTCGGATTTTTTTTGTTAAGTAAACGTTAAACCTTGTTTTAAGATGTTATTCTATGCATTTTATCTATTATCTTTAATCGTTTTTATTGATATAAATCAATCATTTGTTTGGTTTTAAAACTCTATTTTAGCGAATCATTTAATTTTATGTATTTATGAGAAGAATTTCGATACTGATGATGACTTCAGCATTGATGTTAGCATCTTGTTCAAAAGAAAAAAAACAAGATGGTCAAAAGGAAGTGAAACCGCAACCCTATGAATATATTGTGGCGAAATCTGGTGCTGCCGACAATCATACAGAATATCCAGCTAGGCTAGAAGGTGTGGAAAATGTTGAAATTCGTCCAAAAATCGATGGATTTATAGAAAATCTTTATGTTGACGAAGGACAAATGGTAAGTAGAGGACAGCATCTCTTCCGTATCCGAAATCCTCAGTACGAGCAATTCGTACGTGTAGCACAGGCTTCAGTTAATAGTGCGCAAGCAGCTGTGGCAACTGCGCAGATGCAGGTTACCAAAACAAAGCCTTTGGTGGATCGTAAAATTGTTTCCGCTTACGAATTGCAAGCAGCACAACTTAATTTGAAAGCAGCTCAGGCCAGTCTTGCAGAACAAGAAGCGCAATTAACCAACGCTAAAGTTAATCAAGGCTATACGATAATTACAAGTCCAGTTTCGGGGGTTGTAGGAACACTTCCTCTAAAAGCGGGTAGTTATGTTAGCGCAAGCACGTCTCAGCCTTTGACGACGGTTTCTAATATTTCCAAAATATTTGCTTATTTCTCAATTAACGAGAAAGATCAACTTAACTTTTTAAAGCATTCTCCTGGCGCATCTATTCAAGAGAAAATTAAAAATACGCCACTTATTACTTTGCGTCTTTCAGATGGAAGTATTTATAACGAAAAGGGGAAATTAGAATCCATTAGTGGATTGGTCGATCCTAATACGGGATCTTTCAGTATGCGTGCTACTTTTCCTAATCCACAAGGATTGTTGAGAAGTGGATACAGCGCGACAATTATTTTGCCTAACAATTTGGAAGATGTTATCATAGTTCCTCAAAAAGCAACTTTTGAGCTTCAAGGTAAAATTTTTGTTTATGTAATCGGTGCAAATAATAAAGTGAAATCTCAAGAAATAAAAGTAACTGAATTGGCGGACGGAGTGACTTACGCTGTAGAATCAGGACTGAAAAATGGAGATAAAATTGTAGTACAAGGGATTGGTATTTTGAAAGATGATACCGAGGTTATACCCAAGGAAACCAATCTTCAAACGGTTTTAAAAACTAATTAATACGAGATTTTTCTGATTTTTATATAAGATTTATGTTTAAAAAATTCATAGAACGCCCCGTACTTTCCACGGTAATTTCCATCATTATCGTGATTTTGGGAGTATTGGGTATTGTAACATTGCCAGTAGCGCAGTATCCAGACATTGCACCACCTACAGTGGTGGTTAATGCTAATTATATGGGAGCCAATGCAGATGTCATTCTCAAAAGTGTTATTGTCCCACTAGAAGAGCAAATTAACGGTGTTGAAGGGATGACGTATATGACATCTTCAGCAACCAATGATGGATCCGGATCTGTAACAGTATATTTTAAACAAGGGATCGATCCAGATATCGCTGCGGTTAACGTACAAAATAGAGTTTCTAGAGCGAATAGTTTGCTTCCTCGTGAGGTAACGCAAGCTGGGGTTACCGTTGTTAAACGACAAAGTTCCAATGTGTTGATTTTCTCTTTATACAGCGAGAATCCACAATTCGATCAAACTTTTATACAAAACTTTGCGAATATTAATATTATTCCACAGATTAAAAGGGTGCCTGGTGTAGGTGATGCTACAGTTTTCGGAACAAAAGATTACTCCATAAGAATTTGGTTAGATCCACAAAAGATGGCTGCCTACAGTTTGGTTCCTTCCGATATTAATGCTGTTTTAGCTGACCAAAATATTGAAGCAGCACCTGGTAGTTTGGGCGATGAGGCCAATACAAGTTTCAGATACACTTTAAAATATAAAGGACGTTTGACAGAAATTCCAGAATTCGAAAATATCGTTTTAAAAAGTACTGAAAATGGACAAGTTCTTCGTCTAAAAGATGTTGCTAAAATTGAACTAGGAGCACAAGATTATACTGGGAAAAGTTTTACAGATGGTAACCCGAGTATCGGTATTGCTATTTCGCAAACGGCAGGTTCTAACGCACAAGATGTTATTGACCAAACACTCGCTGTATTAACAGAAGCAGAAAAAAGCTTCCCAAATGGTATAAAATGGACAACACTTATTAATGCTAACGAGTTTTTGGACGCCTCAATAGAAAAAGTTGTTCACACCCTAATTGAAGCTTTTATTTTGGTATTTATTGTTGTATTCATTTTCTTGCAAGATTGGCGCTCAACATTAATTCCGGCTATTGCCGTACCAGTGGCGATTATTGGAACATTTTTCTTCTTAAATGTTTTTGGTTTTACCATTAACCTATTGACCTTGTTTGCTTTAATCCTGGCAGTTGGTATTGTTGTCGATGATGCCATTGTGGTGGTGGAAGCCGTACATAGTAAAATGGAACAAGGGGAAACATCTCCACTTCGGGCATCGATTAATGCGATGGGCGAGATTAGTGGCGCGATTATCAGTATTACTTTGGTAATGTCTGCGGTGTTTGTCCCAGTAAGTTTTATTACTGGTTCTACAGGAGTTTTCTACAAGCAATTTGGTTTGACACTAGCAATTTCAATCGTATTATCAGCGGTTAATGCATTAACATTGAGCCCTGCATTATGTGCTATTTTCTTAAAACCTCACTCACATGAGGAAAAGAAAATGAATATTATGGAGCGATTTTTCCTATATTTTAATACCATTTTTGATGCATTTGTAAAACGTTATTCAAAATGGGTATTATTTTTAGTTCGGAAAAAATGGATTACAGGCTTAGGACTTGCTGCCTTTACTGCCATCTTTGTTTACTTGATGAATACAACACCCAAATCTTTTGTACCTTCCGAGGATATGGGGGGTGTTATGGCGGATATATCATTGCCTTTAGGAGCTAATGAAGTTCGTACGCAAGCCGTTATGGACGAGCTGGAAGCTATTGTGAAAAAACAACCAGAAATTGCACATGTTCTGAAAGTGTCTGGACGAGGGATGATGTCTGGTGTAGGTAGTAATAACGGGATGTTAATTTTAAAATTAAAACCTTGGGCAGAACGTAAATCTAAAGAAGAAAGTACACAAGCTTTGATCGCAAGATTATATCAACTAACTGCTGGTATTAAAGATGCGAAATTGGTATTCTTCGGACGTCCAACTTTGCAAGGTTTTGGTAATGCAGCAGGTTTCGAATTCCAAGTTCAGG
This genomic stretch from Chryseobacterium sp. POL2 harbors:
- a CDS encoding class I SAM-dependent methyltransferase, with translation MKKVAKFLLNKLPRPMLIQLSILARPLIYQIFKGDRFTDPIDGKSYRKFLPYGYGKQRENALSPGTLSLERHRQMWLYLKNETSFFSDSFKVLHIAPEQEFLRRFKKMNNLDYTSADLYSPIVDVKADILDLPFEDNSFDVIICNHVLEHIVDDRKAMSELYRVMKKGGWGIVQVPMKNSLEKTYEDFSITDPKEKQKHFGQYDHVRWYGMDYFERLKSVGFEAEVNFYSQQFSEYDQIRFGLNKNEILPIIRKA
- a CDS encoding BT0820 family HAD-type phosphatase gives rise to the protein MINNKKLAIDFDGTIVDDAYPGIGKAKIFAFDTLKKLQSEGYRLILWTYRHGKTLDEAVEFCRKNGLEFYAVNSSFEGEVFDSETQSRKIDADLFIDDRNLGGFPGWGEVYQIVKERIEFQVAGGEVHAYSKMKKEKKKGLFW
- the map gene encoding type I methionyl aminopeptidase, which produces MIQLKTIEELRLMKESAQLVSKTLGMLAKEIKPGVTTNYLDKLGGEFIRDNGGYPAFLGMYGFPKNLCISPNDQVVHGIPNDEPLKDGDILSVDCGVFMNDFYGDHAYTFEVGEVAPEVRKLLRVTKESLYKGIEQCIRGKRVGDIANAIQVHCEKEGYGVVRELVGHGLGRKMHEDPQVPNYGKKGSGKVLKDGIALAIEPMTNLGTEKVKFHDDGWTVTTLDNLPSAHFEHDVCIIKGKPVLLSTYQYIYEALGIKSDEEKAFQLDF
- a CDS encoding efflux RND transporter periplasmic adaptor subunit, which gives rise to MRRISILMMTSALMLASCSKEKKQDGQKEVKPQPYEYIVAKSGAADNHTEYPARLEGVENVEIRPKIDGFIENLYVDEGQMVSRGQHLFRIRNPQYEQFVRVAQASVNSAQAAVATAQMQVTKTKPLVDRKIVSAYELQAAQLNLKAAQASLAEQEAQLTNAKVNQGYTIITSPVSGVVGTLPLKAGSYVSASTSQPLTTVSNISKIFAYFSINEKDQLNFLKHSPGASIQEKIKNTPLITLRLSDGSIYNEKGKLESISGLVDPNTGSFSMRATFPNPQGLLRSGYSATIILPNNLEDVIIVPQKATFELQGKIFVYVIGANNKVKSQEIKVTELADGVTYAVESGLKNGDKIVVQGIGILKDDTEVIPKETNLQTVLKTN
- a CDS encoding efflux RND transporter permease subunit produces the protein MFKKFIERPVLSTVISIIIVILGVLGIVTLPVAQYPDIAPPTVVVNANYMGANADVILKSVIVPLEEQINGVEGMTYMTSSATNDGSGSVTVYFKQGIDPDIAAVNVQNRVSRANSLLPREVTQAGVTVVKRQSSNVLIFSLYSENPQFDQTFIQNFANINIIPQIKRVPGVGDATVFGTKDYSIRIWLDPQKMAAYSLVPSDINAVLADQNIEAAPGSLGDEANTSFRYTLKYKGRLTEIPEFENIVLKSTENGQVLRLKDVAKIELGAQDYTGKSFTDGNPSIGIAISQTAGSNAQDVIDQTLAVLTEAEKSFPNGIKWTTLINANEFLDASIEKVVHTLIEAFILVFIVVFIFLQDWRSTLIPAIAVPVAIIGTFFFLNVFGFTINLLTLFALILAVGIVVDDAIVVVEAVHSKMEQGETSPLRASINAMGEISGAIISITLVMSAVFVPVSFITGSTGVFYKQFGLTLAISIVLSAVNALTLSPALCAIFLKPHSHEEKKMNIMERFFLYFNTIFDAFVKRYSKWVLFLVRKKWITGLGLAAFTAIFVYLMNTTPKSFVPSEDMGGVMADISLPLGANEVRTQAVMDELEAIVKKQPEIAHVLKVSGRGMMSGVGSNNGMLILKLKPWAERKSKEESTQALIARLYQLTAGIKDAKLVFFGRPTLQGFGNAAGFEFQVQDQKGGSIEDLTKVSNDFINTLKERPEIQNAFTSFNPNYPQYMVDIDVPTAKAAGFSVNDILSVMQGYFGGVYSSNVNLFGKQYRVIYQAPAEHRQSLENLNSMMVRNQNGVMAPLSRFVTTKKVYGPQAIGRFNLFTSVGVNGTPNAGYSSGDAIDVVKQVAAETLPKGYGYEFSGLTREEVNSGSQTIIIFILCCVFVYFLLAAQYESYLLPFAVMLSLPVGLAGAMIFSSWIGKSNNIYTQISLIMLIGLLAKNAILIVEFALDARKKGFSIGRAAVTGAKQRIRPILMTSFAFIFGLLPLANASGAGAIGNQSIGIGAIGGMLIGTIFGVLFIPALFAIFQYLQERVSKKKVFEEDYGSRLSE